GTCCTAGCCCAAAAATGACATCGGGCAAGCCCCAAGGGGATATGGAATAAGTTGATAACCAAAATTGACTACTGATGGGTTTGAGTAAAATAAAATCGAGGGTGCCTTCTTGAACGTGGCGAACAATGCGGTTTAGATTGGGGACTAAGCAGGTGGCTGAAAAGCCTTGAAGGAGGGTGAAGATGCCCAGAACAACAAGGGCTTCATGCCAAGTCCAATCTTGGAAGGTATATCCTGTGCGGTAAAACAAAGACAGGCCGAATAAACTGCCCGCGAGATTTCCTACGCTGCTAAGGGCTGAGATTGCAAAGTTGGCTCGATATTCCATCTCGGCTGCAATGGTCGTTGCCCAAAACAGCTTCAGTACCCGCAAATACCGTTTCATTCTCTCATCCTTTTTCGCCTGTATGGTCTCTTAAAGACACCCTTAAGATAAACGATGCCGAACTGGGTGAGGTCATCATGCAGCAGAAGCGAGATCTCTTTCGTCCAGCCCATCGGGCTAGCCTAAAAGCACTCAATTTATGATGGCGACCTCTAGATTGGGATTGCCGAATTCTCCGAACTTAGATCGGGTTCGCTCCCAGGGCGGAATCAGCGGCGTCTCCTTATCAGGGTTGTGCCAATTATCACTGAAAAGCCTATGGTATGAGTACTGAAGCACGGCAAGAATTAGGCTGTGCTGTTCATGCTTTTGGCTGGCAACAGTTTTCAGCGGGTCCAGATTGGTATCTGCAGATGTTTGAAATTAAGGAGATGGAGGCATAGGGATTAAACATCTTGTTGCAATTGATGGAGGTAACGCTCCTCCCAATGCGACAATAAACTCACTCAATGAATCGAATTTGTCTACAAGCAAAGGAAAACGGGTTAAGGACACATAACATGTTCAAAAGAATCGCAGCACTTGCACTCATTATTTTAAGTCTGACCTTACAAGCCTGCGCGTCTGATACAGCCGGATTGCAAGCTTATGCAGACAATATTGATGGTTATACTTTTATGTATCCCAATGGCTGGGCACCCATCAAAGTTCCCGGTAGCTCTGACGTCGTGTTTCATGACCTGATTGAAGAAACCGAAAATGTGAGCGTAGTTGTTAGTGACATTACCAGTGATACTCAGTTGACCGATTTAGGGGATCCAACTGAAGTGGCTCGCACTCTTTTGAATGCGGTGATTGCGCCTTCCCAATCGGGTCAAGAAGCGGATTTATTGGCGGCAGCTTCGCGAACAGAAGATGAGAAAGTCTATTACGCCCTTGAATATTCGATTGATTTACCCATTGGTAAACGCCATAACCTCTCAACTGTGGTTGTTCGTCGGGGTAAGCTGTTTACTCTCAGCCTTTCTACACCAGAGTCTCGTTGGACTAAGGTTGAGCCTGTTTTTCAGCGTGTCGTTGATTCATTCTCTGTTTATTAAATTGGGTTTAATGCGTGGCTGCTCCTTAATTGACAGAGCAAAAACGGACTCACTAGAATATGTTGGCGCGGCAATAGTCCGCGTTTCTTGGGGAATTAGCTCAGCTGGTAGAGTGCTGCGATCGCACCGCAGAGGTCAGGGGTTCGAATCCCCTATTCTCCATTCGTCCAAATCGTTCTAGAGTAGATAAAGCAACGTGGCTGGCTCTGCTTCCTGCAATACAAGCGAAGCATTTTTGTAATGGCTCAGCCCTTATTTCTCTAGAGGCCCCTCATGACCGCATCTCCTTCTACGCCTTCAGCGGTAATAAATGCTCCTCCACCCCCTTCAGACTCTAAAGAGCAGGTGGGGGAATTTCTGCGAGGCTTGCAAGACAGTATTTGTGACAAGCTCCAAGTATTGGATGGTAAAAGCACGTTCCAAGAGGATTCCTGGGACCGACCTGAAGGAGGAGGTGGCCGCTCGCGAGTCCTAAGAGAAGGGGCACTCTTAGAGCAGGGTGGTGTGAATTATTCTGAGGTTTGGGGGGATCATTTGCCTCCTTCTATTCTCAAACAACGACCGGAAGCTGCAGGGCATCGATTTTATGCGACGGGGACTTCGATGGTCTTGCATCCACGTAGTCCCTATGTGCCAACGGTGCATCTGAATTATCGATATTTTGAAGCTGGACCTGTGTGGTGGTTTGGTGGCGGGATTGATTTGACCCCTTACTACCCTTTTAAGGAAGATGTGGTCCATTTTCATCAAACGATGAAAGCAGCCTGCGATCGTCATCATCCTGAGTATTACTCGACCTTTAAGCCTTGGTGTGATGAGTACTTTTACCTCAAGCACCGGCAAGAAATGCGAGGTGTTGGCGGTCTTTTCTTTGATTATCAGGATGGTATCGGTGCCCTATACCGTGGTCCCCATACTGAAGGGATTGCTGCCCACCATAGCGATCAGCTGGGTACCTTACCCCAACGATCATGGGATGAAATCTTTGCCTTTGCCCAAGACTGTGGCAATGCCTTTTTGCCTGCCTATGTCCCGATTATTGAGCGACGACGGGATACTGAATATGGTGATCGTGAGCGCAACTTCCAGCTTTATCGCCGAGGTCGATACGTAGAATTTAACTTGGTCTATGACCGAGGAACAATTTTTGGCTTGCAGACCAATGGCCGTACTGAATCTATCCTGATGTCGTTACCACCATTGGTGCGCTGGGAATATGCATATTCTCCCGAGCCTAATACCCCTGAAGCAGAACTATATGAGACTTTCTTAAAACCTCAAGATTGGGCTACAGGGTAGACTCGCCAAAATATCTAAAGTAAAAGCCAGGGTATCTGTTGCATATTCAACCCCTGGCTTTTTGCGTGTTAAGCCTTTGATTTTGGGGAATCTGAACCATAATTTCAGGCTTTCTTTGCGAATGTGAGGGAAATGGGGCGTTTCGGCTCACTGCTAGCGAAAAAAATTAGTTGCTAGACCTAACTTTCCCAGTACACTACGAAAGGATTGAACAGTCACTAGTATTGGATATGGCTCAGGCAAAAATTGGCATTATTGGCGGTAGTGGCCTTTATAAAATGGAGGCTCTGACAGATGTAGAAGAAGTTCAAGTCAAGACTCCTTTTGGTGATCCTTCAGATGCGCTCATTGTGGGCACCTTAGAGGGAACACGAGTTGCTTTCCTAGCCCGCCATGGCCGGAATCATCATCTTATCCCGAGTGAATTACCCTTCCGGGCCAATATCTATGCCATGAAATCTTTGGGTGTTGAGTATTTGATCTCCGCTTCGGCAGTTGGCTCCCTCAAGGAAGAAGCGAAACCTTTGGATATGGTGGTGCCGGACCAGTTTATCGATCGAACAAAGAATCGCGTCTCCACCTTCTTTGGTAATGGCATTGTGGCCCATATTGGTTTTGGTGACCCTATTTGTGGGGCTTTGGCTGGGGTAGTGGGAGATGCGATCGCATCTCTGAATCTCCCAGACGTAACCCTTCATCGCCAGGGCACCTACGTGTGCATGGAAGGTCCTGCCTTTTCCACCAAAGCAGAATCGAACCTATATCGCAGCTGGGGTGGCACCGTCATTGGCATGACCAATTTGCCTGAAGCTAAACTGGCACGGGAAGCAGAAATGGCCTATGCCACCCTCGCCCTAGTCACCGACTATGATTGCTGGCACCCAGAACATAACAGCGTCACGGTAGAAATGATTATTGGCAACCTCCACAAGAATGCGAGTAATGCCCAAAGCGTGATTAAAGAAACCGTTAAACGCCTGAGTCAGTCGCCCCCTGCTTCCAAGGCTCATAATGCTCTAAAGCACGCGATCTTTACCCCCTTGGATCAGGCTCCAGCAACTACCAAAGAACAACTCTCCTTAATTTTACAAAAGTATCTTTAGGCCATGCCCTGGTATATCAAAATTGAACGCGGCATTGTGGATAAAACCACATTTGATCGCCATGTGCCCGCCCATCTGGCCTATGTTAAAACCTTGAAGAGCCACCAGGCGAAAACGGGCTATTGGCGAGAGAGTGCAGGAGGCATGCTGATCTTTGAGGCCCAGTCCTACGAAGAAGCTCAAGACATCGTAGAGCAAGACCCCCTGATCTTGAACCATTGTGTTGAATACGAATTACATGAATGGGTACAAGTTGGAGGGCAGCCTTTATAGCTCGAGTCTAGCTGCCAATGGAGGAGATACTCCAGCTCTATTTCTTCGGAGATAGGTACATAATCATATTTCGTCCTTCACGCTTGGGCGCTTGCTGGATTTCTGCAAAATCGAGCAAATCATTCGCCATCTTCTTTAACAGCGCTTCGGCTAAATGGGAATGTTGAATTTCCCGGCCTCTAAATGTGACGGTTGCCTTCACCTTATCGCCAGATTTTAGAAAGCGCTTGGCGTGGTTTACCCGCACTTCGTAGTCATGGGTTTGAATCTTGTAGCGCATTTTCACTTCTTTGACGTCAGAAGTATGCTGCTTTTTCTTTGCTTCCCGGGCTTTTTTCTCTTGTTCAAATTTGAACTTACCGTAGTCCATGACCCGGCAAACTGGTGGATCGGCCTTATCACTCACTAGCACCAAATCCAGATCCCGCTCATCGGCGATTTCCATGGCTTCGCTGGGCGCCATAATGCCGAGCTGGGTTCCATCTGCATCAACTACGCGAATTTCGGGAAAACGAATACGTTCGTTAATATTAGGCTGGTTTTGTTGATTTCTTTTTTTTATTGGAGCCACAGGCGTTTAATTTACTATTAATTAAGATAGCGAAAGAAATAAGGGAAAACGATTACCCCTTTCAAACTAACAGATCCAGATTAGAATCAGCATTCTCTTAACACATCCGTCACATCTACTCTGAAAACAGCTGTTCCTTGAGGAGATCCTTCAATTATAGATGGAGCAACTTGTTAGAGA
The Acaryochloris marina S15 genome window above contains:
- a CDS encoding S-methyl-5'-thioadenosine phosphorylase, producing MAQAKIGIIGGSGLYKMEALTDVEEVQVKTPFGDPSDALIVGTLEGTRVAFLARHGRNHHLIPSELPFRANIYAMKSLGVEYLISASAVGSLKEEAKPLDMVVPDQFIDRTKNRVSTFFGNGIVAHIGFGDPICGALAGVVGDAIASLNLPDVTLHRQGTYVCMEGPAFSTKAESNLYRSWGGTVIGMTNLPEAKLAREAEMAYATLALVTDYDCWHPEHNSVTVEMIIGNLHKNASNAQSVIKETVKRLSQSPPASKAHNALKHAIFTPLDQAPATTKEQLSLILQKYL
- the infC gene encoding translation initiation factor IF-3, whose translation is MAPIKKRNQQNQPNINERIRFPEIRVVDADGTQLGIMAPSEAMEIADERDLDLVLVSDKADPPVCRVMDYGKFKFEQEKKAREAKKKQHTSDVKEVKMRYKIQTHDYEVRVNHAKRFLKSGDKVKATVTFRGREIQHSHLAEALLKKMANDLLDFAEIQQAPKREGRNMIMYLSPKK
- a CDS encoding YciI family protein — its product is MPWYIKIERGIVDKTTFDRHVPAHLAYVKTLKSHQAKTGYWRESAGGMLIFEAQSYEEAQDIVEQDPLILNHCVEYELHEWVQVGGQPL
- the hemF gene encoding oxygen-dependent coproporphyrinogen oxidase; translation: MTASPSTPSAVINAPPPPSDSKEQVGEFLRGLQDSICDKLQVLDGKSTFQEDSWDRPEGGGGRSRVLREGALLEQGGVNYSEVWGDHLPPSILKQRPEAAGHRFYATGTSMVLHPRSPYVPTVHLNYRYFEAGPVWWFGGGIDLTPYYPFKEDVVHFHQTMKAACDRHHPEYYSTFKPWCDEYFYLKHRQEMRGVGGLFFDYQDGIGALYRGPHTEGIAAHHSDQLGTLPQRSWDEIFAFAQDCGNAFLPAYVPIIERRRDTEYGDRERNFQLYRRGRYVEFNLVYDRGTIFGLQTNGRTESILMSLPPLVRWEYAYSPEPNTPEAELYETFLKPQDWATG
- the psbP gene encoding photosystem II reaction center PsbP, coding for MFKRIAALALIILSLTLQACASDTAGLQAYADNIDGYTFMYPNGWAPIKVPGSSDVVFHDLIEETENVSVVVSDITSDTQLTDLGDPTEVARTLLNAVIAPSQSGQEADLLAAASRTEDEKVYYALEYSIDLPIGKRHNLSTVVVRRGKLFTLSLSTPESRWTKVEPVFQRVVDSFSVY